The Bos indicus x Bos taurus breed Angus x Brahman F1 hybrid chromosome 13, Bos_hybrid_MaternalHap_v2.0, whole genome shotgun sequence genome includes a region encoding these proteins:
- the ZNF512B gene encoding zinc finger protein 512B, with protein sequence MTDPFCVGGGRRVPGSSRSGPGKDGSRNEVRLPVLHEPPKLGLPVVRAGQTVPSQAALCFDLESPAGDRTEGKKKGRPKAENQALRDIPLSLMNQWKDEFKAHSRVKCPNAGCWLEFPSIYGLKYHYQRCQGGAISERLTFPCPFCEAAFTSKTQLEKHRIWNHMDRPLPAPKPGPVSRPVTVSRPVGVSKPIGVSKPVTISKPIGISKPVTVSRPVPVSKPVTVSRPVPVTKPVTISRPVPVTKAVPVTRPVQVNKPIPVTKSVPIAKPVTVNKPVPVTKPVTINKSVPMTKLVTVTKPVPVAKPVTVSRPIVVSKPVTVSRPIAISRHTPPCKVVLLTKSENKAPRAAGRSSGKKRTADGLDTCPIPPKHARPENGEYGPATPEQSSAFQLSTDPSSSPLSLGSRPSGGKEVPRAPGPGSPPEEGAERVKHRRKQKTPKKFTGEQPSISGTFGLKGLAKAEDKARIHRAKKQEGPGPEDTRKKGPAPTSAVSKEVPAPMTHPAPGGPEEQWQRAIHERGEAVCPTCNVVTRKTLVGLKKHMEVCQKLQDALKCQHCRKQFKSKAGLNYHTMAEHSTKPSDAEASEGSEQEERERLRKVLKQMGRLRCPQEGCGAAFSSLMGYQYHQRRCGKPPCEVETPSFPCTHCGKPYRSKAGHDYHVRSEHTAPPPEEPSDKASEAEDPLGVERTPSGRIRRTSAQVAVFHLQEIAEDELARDWTKRRMKDDLVPETARLNYTRPGLPVLNPELLEAWKNEVKEKGHVNCPNDCCEAIYSSVSGLKAHLASCSKGDHLVGKYCCLLCPKEFSSESGVKYHILKTHAENWFRTSADPPPRHKGVDSPVPRKEKSPASGKKRGRKPKERPSEEPAPGTPPHQDDWPPAGRDKGARGSTGRKVGAGKAPEK encoded by the exons ATGACTGATCCCTTTTGTGTTGGAGGAGGCCGCCGGGTCCCAGGATCCAGCAGGAGTGGGCCTGGGAAGGATGGCAGCCGGAACGAGGTCCGACTTCCTGTGCTCCATGAGCCCCCAAAGCTGG GACTGCCAGTGGTCCGGGCTGGGCAGACGGTGCCCAGCCAGGCCGCACTCTGCTTTGACCTGGAAAGTCCAGCTGGCGACAGGAcggaagggaagaaaaaggggCGTCCAAAAGCTGAGAATCAGGCACTCCGAGACATTCCT CTCTCCCTGATGAACCAATGGAAAGACGAGTTCAAGGCGCACTCAAGGGTAAAGTGTCCAAATGCCGGGTGCTGGCTGGAATTCCCTAGCATCTACGGGCTCAAGTACCACTACCAGCGGTGCCAAGGG GGTGCCATCTCAGAAAGGCTGACCTTTCCCTGCCCCTTCTGTGAGGCTGCATTCACCTCCAAGACCCAGCTGGAGAAGCACCGGATTTGGAACCACATGGACCGACCCCTGCCTGCCCCCAAGCCTGGGCCAGTCAGCCGGCCAGTCACTGTCAGTCGGCCGGTTGGGGTTAGCAAGCCCATTGGAGTAAGCAAACCGGTCACTATCAGCAAGCCCATTGGCATCAGCAAGCCAGTGACAGTCAGCCGGCCAGTGCCAGTCTCCAAACCAGTGACGGTCAGCCGACCCGTGCCAGTCACCAAACCAGTGACGATCAGCAGGCCCGTGCCAGTCACTAAAGCTGTCCCGGTCACTAGGCCCGTACAAGTCAACAAGCCTATACCAGTCACCAAATCTGTACCAATTGCCAAGCCAGTGACAGTCAACAAACCGGTGCCAGTCACCAAACCAGTGACTATCAACAAGTCGGTGCCGATGACAAAGCTTGTAACAGTTACAAAACCCGTGCCAGTTGCGAAGCCAGTGACGGTCAGCAGGCCCATCGTGGTCAGTAAGCCAGTGACGGTCAGCAGGCCCATTGCCATCAGCAGACACACACCACCTTGCAAGGTGGTGCTGCTGACCAAATCTGAGAACAAAGCTCCTCGGGCTGCAGGGAGGAGCAGCGGTAAGAAAAG GACTGCGGATGGCCTGGAcacctgccccatcccacccaagCATGCGAGGCCAGAGAACGGAGAGTACGGCCCGGCCACCCCAGAGCAGAGCTCGGCCTTCCAGCTGAGCACAGACCCCAGCAGCAGCCCCCTTTCTCTGGGCAGCAGGCCCTCAGGGGGCAAGGAGGTGCCGAGGGCTCCAGGCCCCGGGTCCCCGCCTGAGGAGGGTGCAGAGCGCGTAAAGCACA gaaggaaacagaaaacacCCAAGAAGTTTACGGGTGAGCAGCCGTCCATCTCAGGGACTTTTGGACTCAAAG gactggccaaggcagaagacaaAGCCCGCATCCATCGGGCCAAGAAGCAGGAGGGCCCAGGCCCTGAAGACACGCGGAAAAAGGGGCCAGCCCCCACCAGCGCTGTCAGCAAGGAGGTGCCAGCTCCTATGACCCACCCAGCCCCAG GTGGCCCCGAGGAGCAGTGGCAACGGGCCATCCACGAACGGGGGGAGGCTGTCTGCCCCACCTGCAATGTGGTCACCCGCAAGACCCTCGTGGGGCTTAAGAAGCACATGGAAGTGTGTCAGAAG CTGCAGGATGCACTGAAGTGTCAGCACTGCCGGAAGCAGTTCAAGTCCAAGGCCGGCCTCAACTACCACACCATGGCTGAGCATAGCACCAAG CCCTCTGATGCCGAGGCCTCGGAGGGGAGCGAGCAGGAGGAGCGGGAGCGGCTGCGAAAGGTGCTGAAGCAGATGGGCCGATTGCGCTGCCCCCAAGAG GGCTGCGGGGCTGCCTTCTCTAGTCTCATGGGCTACCAGTACCATCAGCGACGCTGTGGAAAGCCGCCCTGCGAAGTGGAGACCCCGTCCTTCCCCTGCACCCACTGTGGCAAGCCCTACCGCTCCAAAGCAGGTCATGACTACCACGTGCGCTCAGAGCACACAGCCCCG CCCCCTGAGGAGCCCTCCGACAAGGCTTCTGAGGCTGAGGACCCACTGGGTGTGGAGCGGACTCCCAGCGGCCGTATCCGCCGCACATCGGCCCAGGTCGCTGTGTTCCACCTGCAGGAGATCGCAGAGGACGAGCTGGCCCGAGACTGGACCAAGCGGCGGATGAAGGATGACCTGGTGCCTGAGACTGCACGG CTCAACTACACACGGCCAGGCCTTCCCGTGCTGAACCCTGAGCTGCTGGAGGCATGGAAGAATGAGGTCAAGGAGAAAGGCCACGTCAACTGCCCCAACGAT tgcTGTGAAGCCATCTACTCCAGCGTGTCCGGCCTCAAGGCCCACCTGGCCAGCTGCAGCAAG GGGGACCACCTGGTGGGGAAGTACTGCTGTCTGCTGTGTCCCAAGGAATTCAGCTCCGAGAGCGGCGTCAAGTACCACATCCTCAAGACCCATGCGGAG AACTGGTTCCGCACTTCGGCAGACCCGCCTCCCAGACACAAGGGCGTGGACTCCCCTGTGCCCAGGAAAGAGAAGAGTCCAGCCAGCGGGAAGAAGCGGGGCCGCAAGCCCAAAGAGCGGCCCTCCGAGGAGCCGGCCCCCGGGACGCCTCCCCACCAAGACGACTGGCCCCCAGCAGGCAGAGACAAGGGGGCCCGGGGCTCCACTGGCCGGAAGGTGGGAGCCGGCAAGGCACCTGAGAAGTGA
- the SAMD10 gene encoding sterile alpha motif domain-containing protein 10 isoform X2 codes for MFTELRTKPSPPRGRAGAVRSGFGERRDVDATAHFNFCRSLLDHTVSAENIPCPLPRTPGTSLTWHDSRSQRAAGGRPVKLLQQPGTEAPQGRLYSDHYGLYHTSPSLGGLTRPVVLWSQQDVCKWLKKHCPHNYLVYVEAFSQHAITGRALLRLNAEKLQRMGLAQEAQRQEVLQQLLHLQVREEGRSLQLLSQAAA; via the exons ATGTTCACGGAGCTGAGAACCAAGCCGAGCCCCCCGCGAGGCCGTGCCGGGGCTGTGCGCTCCGGCTTCGGGGAGCGTCGGGATGTGGATG CCACTGCCCACTTCAACTTCTGCCGGAGCCTCCTGGATCACACGGTGTCGGCCGAGAAcatcccctgccccctgcctcgGACACCAGGTACCAGCCTCACGTGGCATGACTCCCGAAGCCAGAGAGCAGCTGGCGGCCGGCCAGTCAAGCTCCTGCAGCAGCCTGGCACCGAGGCCCCCCAG gGCCGGCTGTACTCTGACCACTATGGCCTATACCACACGAGTCCGTCCCTGGGTGGCCTGACGAGGCCCGTGGTCCTGTGGAGTCAGCAGGACGTCTGCAAGTGGCTCAAGAAGCACTGTCCCCACAACTACCTCGTCTATGTGGAGGCCTTCTCTCAGCACGCCATCACTG gccgGGCGCTGCTGCGGCTGAACGCAGAGAAGCTGCAGCGGATGGGGCTGGCACAGGAGGCGCAGCGGCAGGAGGtactgcagcagctgctgcaccTGCAGGTGCGCGAGGAGGGGCGGAGCCTGCAGCTGCTCAGCCAAG CTGCTGCCTAG
- the SAMD10 gene encoding sterile alpha motif domain-containing protein 10 isoform X1, whose amino-acid sequence MFTELRTKPSPPRGRAGAVRSGFGERRDVDATAHFNFCRSLLDHTVSAENIPCPLPRTPGTSLTWHDSRSQRAAGGRPVKLLQQPGTEAPQGRLYSDHYGLYHTSPSLGGLTRPVVLWSQQDVCKWLKKHCPHNYLVYVEAFSQHAITGRALLRLNAEKLQRMGLAQEAQRQEVLQQLLHLQVREEGRSLQLLSQASFGNMS is encoded by the exons ATGTTCACGGAGCTGAGAACCAAGCCGAGCCCCCCGCGAGGCCGTGCCGGGGCTGTGCGCTCCGGCTTCGGGGAGCGTCGGGATGTGGATG CCACTGCCCACTTCAACTTCTGCCGGAGCCTCCTGGATCACACGGTGTCGGCCGAGAAcatcccctgccccctgcctcgGACACCAGGTACCAGCCTCACGTGGCATGACTCCCGAAGCCAGAGAGCAGCTGGCGGCCGGCCAGTCAAGCTCCTGCAGCAGCCTGGCACCGAGGCCCCCCAG gGCCGGCTGTACTCTGACCACTATGGCCTATACCACACGAGTCCGTCCCTGGGTGGCCTGACGAGGCCCGTGGTCCTGTGGAGTCAGCAGGACGTCTGCAAGTGGCTCAAGAAGCACTGTCCCCACAACTACCTCGTCTATGTGGAGGCCTTCTCTCAGCACGCCATCACTG gccgGGCGCTGCTGCGGCTGAACGCAGAGAAGCTGCAGCGGATGGGGCTGGCACAGGAGGCGCAGCGGCAGGAGGtactgcagcagctgctgcaccTGCAGGTGCGCGAGGAGGGGCGGAGCCTGCAGCTGCTCAGCCAAG CTTCCTTCGGAAACATGTCCTAG